From Enterococcus mediterraneensis, the proteins below share one genomic window:
- the dprA gene encoding DNA-processing protein DprA gives MTTLEELLFKLTYCKGIGIIKKWQLVDFAVKFQRFDFTPNEVIEIIGATKYTPVVKESWRKMTKEFIQQKMNSQQFVTYFSPEYPVLLKQIPQPPLILFYQGNIDLLQLPLMAFVGARDATEYGRRIIERFVPKVVQKNYAIISGLAKGIDSYSHHAAIQAEGYTIGVIGTGVDRCYPREVFPIYSEMRENHLIISEYPEGTGAKKFHFPMRNRIIAGLCHGVCVIEAKERSGSLITAQLALDAGREVFAFPGEVISGRSNGCHRLIQDGAKCVVTAADIFDELPNFD, from the coding sequence TTGACAACATTAGAAGAACTATTATTCAAACTGACTTATTGTAAAGGAATCGGGATCATCAAAAAATGGCAGCTGGTGGATTTTGCTGTAAAATTCCAGCGATTTGATTTTACTCCTAATGAAGTGATCGAGATCATCGGCGCGACGAAATATACACCTGTCGTGAAAGAATCTTGGCGGAAAATGACTAAGGAATTTATTCAACAAAAAATGAACAGTCAGCAATTTGTGACTTATTTTTCACCGGAATATCCTGTTCTGCTGAAACAAATTCCGCAACCGCCATTGATTCTTTTTTATCAAGGGAATATCGATCTGCTGCAATTGCCCTTGATGGCTTTTGTGGGCGCTCGGGACGCGACAGAATATGGTCGCCGGATCATCGAACGCTTTGTACCGAAAGTCGTCCAAAAAAATTATGCCATCATCAGCGGATTGGCAAAGGGTATCGACAGTTACAGCCATCACGCGGCGATCCAAGCAGAAGGCTATACGATCGGAGTGATCGGTACAGGCGTGGATCGCTGTTATCCGCGAGAGGTTTTTCCGATTTATTCAGAAATGAGGGAAAACCATCTGATCATCAGCGAATATCCAGAAGGCACAGGAGCCAAGAAGTTTCATTTTCCCATGCGCAATCGGATCATCGCCGGGCTTTGTCACGGTGTTTGTGTGATCGAAGCGAAAGAGCGCAGCGGATCTTTGATCACTGCGCAATTAGCATTAGATGCTGGAAGAGAAGTTTTCGCCTTTCCGGGAGAAGTGATCAGCGGACGCTCAAACGGTTGCCACCGCTTGATTCAAGACGGTGCCAAATGTGTAGTGACAGCCGCAGATATTTTCGATGAACTGCCGAATTTTGATTAA
- a CDS encoding ribonuclease HII, whose product MKPESIQEIKLKLNQIETAGDPYLEVLAKDSRIGVQKLLLQFEKRMAKKAGLMEKYREMSRFEQELYAQGHRFIAGIDEVGRGPLAGPVVAAAVILPENAQILGLNDSKQLSQQKRGELFQQIQQQAVAIGVGVVDHVDIDVMNIYQASRKAMSLAVADLSVQPSHLLIDAMTLDLPIQQQKIIKGDARSISIAAASIIAKEHRDQLMTEYHKVYPYYGFDRNAGYGTKEHLEGLEKYGPTPIHRKTFAPVKKYI is encoded by the coding sequence ATGAAGCCTGAATCTATTCAAGAAATCAAACTGAAATTGAATCAAATCGAAACTGCTGGCGATCCGTATCTTGAAGTATTAGCGAAAGATTCACGGATCGGTGTGCAGAAATTATTATTGCAATTTGAAAAACGAATGGCCAAAAAAGCCGGCTTGATGGAAAAATATCGAGAAATGAGTCGATTTGAACAAGAACTGTATGCTCAAGGACATCGATTTATCGCTGGGATCGATGAGGTGGGTCGTGGGCCGTTAGCGGGACCGGTTGTGGCTGCGGCTGTTATTTTGCCTGAAAATGCGCAGATCTTAGGATTGAATGATTCAAAACAGCTTTCCCAGCAAAAGCGCGGCGAACTTTTCCAACAGATCCAGCAACAAGCAGTAGCGATCGGTGTCGGTGTCGTGGATCACGTGGATATCGATGTGATGAATATTTATCAAGCCAGTCGAAAAGCAATGAGTTTAGCAGTGGCGGACTTGTCAGTCCAACCGTCCCATTTGCTGATCGATGCCATGACATTAGATCTGCCGATCCAACAACAGAAAATCATCAAGGGCGATGCTCGTTCGATCTCTATCGCGGCGGCAAGTATCATCGCCAAAGAGCATCGGGATCAATTGATGACAGAATATCATAAGGTCTATCCTTATTATGGCTTTGACCGCAACGCTGGTTATGGCACAAAAGAACATTTGGAAGGATTGGAAAAATACGGTCCGACACCGATCCACCGCAAAACCTTTGCGCCAGTAAAAAAATATATTTAA
- the ylqF gene encoding ribosome biogenesis GTPase YlqF, with the protein MTTIQWFPGHMAKAKREVSEKLKFVDIVFELVDARLPLSSRNPMLDQILQQKPRLVLLNKADLADPLQTKQWQKYFENQGFLALAINAQDNQGVKNIVGKAKQALREKIERDKARGLKPRAIRAMVIGIPNVGKSTLMNRLVGKKIAQTGNKPGVTKGQQWLRSGSELELLDTPGILWPKFEDPEIGKKLALTGAIKDQLLHLDDIALYGLDFFARYYPGKIAERYGLEKSEEEQLAADLLMSITAKKGFRDNYERGSEMIIFDIRHGKLGRFTLDRYEELGANVE; encoded by the coding sequence ATGACCACTATTCAATGGTTCCCCGGACACATGGCGAAAGCCAAGCGGGAAGTATCAGAAAAATTGAAATTTGTCGACATCGTGTTTGAACTGGTAGATGCCCGTTTGCCGCTTTCATCGCGGAATCCGATGTTGGATCAGATTTTACAGCAAAAGCCTCGTTTGGTGCTTTTGAACAAAGCCGATCTTGCCGATCCGCTTCAAACAAAACAATGGCAAAAATATTTTGAAAATCAAGGCTTTTTAGCTTTGGCGATCAATGCGCAGGACAATCAAGGCGTCAAAAATATCGTCGGTAAAGCCAAACAAGCCTTACGGGAAAAAATCGAACGAGACAAAGCACGAGGTTTGAAACCAAGAGCGATCCGTGCGATGGTCATTGGGATTCCCAACGTTGGAAAATCAACGCTGATGAATCGATTAGTTGGGAAAAAAATCGCTCAGACGGGTAATAAGCCTGGTGTGACAAAGGGACAGCAATGGCTGCGTTCCGGCAGTGAATTGGAGTTGTTGGATACACCGGGGATTCTTTGGCCAAAATTTGAAGATCCTGAGATCGGAAAAAAATTAGCGCTGACAGGTGCTATCAAAGATCAGCTGCTGCATTTGGATGATATCGCACTTTATGGGCTTGATTTTTTTGCTCGTTATTATCCCGGCAAGATCGCCGAACGATACGGTTTAGAAAAAAGCGAAGAAGAACAGCTGGCTGCTGATCTCTTGATGTCAATCACCGCCAAAAAAGGATTCCGAGACAATTACGAACGGGGCAGCGAGATGATCATTTTTGATATCCGTCATGGAAAGCTGGGACGTTTTACTCTTGACCGATATGAAGAATTAGGAGCGAACGTTGAATGA
- the lepB gene encoding signal peptidase I, whose product MKKFLDQFWVVFKYAVLAAAIAFVIRGFLLIPVPVEGNSMETTLNQGDMVLVEKISPIHRFDVVVFQLPSGTTYIKRVIGLPGDIVAYKNDKLYINGKQVEEPFLKKNKRSDQQASSYTNDFSLQELTGAVALDDNSYFVMGDNRRVSKDSRSFGAISNTEIIGKARVVYYPLDHMRIID is encoded by the coding sequence GTGAAAAAATTTTTAGATCAATTTTGGGTGGTTTTCAAATATGCGGTATTAGCCGCTGCAATCGCATTTGTGATCCGCGGATTTTTATTGATCCCTGTTCCTGTCGAAGGCAATTCAATGGAGACGACATTGAACCAAGGAGATATGGTCTTAGTGGAGAAAATTTCGCCGATCCATCGGTTTGACGTCGTGGTTTTCCAGCTTCCCAGCGGTACTACTTATATCAAGCGTGTGATTGGTCTGCCAGGAGATATTGTTGCGTATAAAAACGATAAACTCTACATCAACGGCAAACAAGTCGAAGAACCCTTCCTGAAAAAAAACAAACGCAGCGATCAGCAAGCATCCTCGTATACCAATGATTTTTCTTTACAGGAATTGACAGGGGCGGTGGCCTTGGATGATAACAGTTACTTTGTGATGGGAGACAATCGTCGTGTTTCAAAAGACAGCCGCTCATTTGGCGCCATCAGCAACACTGAGATCATCGGTAAAGCACGAGTCGTTTATTATCCGCTGGACCATATGCGGATCATTGACTGA
- a CDS encoding S41 family peptidase, whose product MKKQKTVPLSKHLVSLVCVAIIFGGGGILWQKNNDQTAEKAENIEAKNTDDLKKVHDLYETLTNNYYKEVPKDELIEGALKGMTEALGDPYTSYLDQTDAEELDQSLADSFEGIGASLTIVDKIPQIAQAPIKGTPAEKAGLRVNDQILKVDGEETAGKELSEVVSKIRGKKGTEVKLTIQRDKKQFDVTLTRDTIPVETVHGELDKDHSTIGVIQITSFGESTADELQDTIKDLRKDGAKSFMLDLRQNPGGLLDQVERMASMFLKNGKAIVKFSDADGIVSTAKAGKDLDDGFKVTEPVVVLVDGGSASASEIFAAALKESADIPVIGTTTFGKGTVQSVADLGDKSEIKLTVMKWLTPSGNWIHEKGLKPTIKADFPDYAYLPPLPRNKALKIGQNSDDVATLNQFLKALGYDTSGEDFTKETQAAVIAIQNAAGLEATGEVDEQTANQIEKQITEKIKGQDGAYLTGIKELTK is encoded by the coding sequence ATGAAAAAACAAAAAACTGTTCCGTTGTCTAAGCATTTAGTATCGCTCGTCTGTGTAGCGATCATTTTTGGCGGCGGCGGGATATTGTGGCAAAAGAATAATGATCAGACTGCTGAAAAAGCAGAAAATATCGAAGCGAAAAATACAGACGATTTAAAAAAAGTCCATGATCTGTATGAGACGCTTACGAACAATTATTATAAAGAAGTTCCTAAAGATGAGTTGATCGAAGGCGCGTTGAAGGGCATGACTGAAGCGTTAGGCGATCCGTATACTTCTTATTTGGATCAGACTGACGCTGAGGAACTGGACCAATCATTAGCGGATAGTTTTGAAGGCATCGGTGCGTCTTTGACTATCGTTGACAAGATCCCTCAGATTGCGCAAGCGCCAATCAAAGGAACTCCTGCTGAAAAAGCTGGGCTGCGGGTCAACGATCAGATCCTGAAAGTGGATGGAGAAGAAACTGCAGGTAAAGAACTTTCTGAAGTTGTTAGCAAGATTCGCGGAAAAAAAGGTACAGAAGTCAAGCTTACGATCCAACGGGATAAAAAACAATTCGACGTAACACTGACGCGAGACACGATTCCTGTAGAAACAGTCCATGGTGAATTAGATAAAGATCATTCCACGATCGGTGTGATCCAAATCACCAGTTTTGGTGAAAGTACAGCTGACGAGTTACAGGATACGATTAAAGATCTGCGGAAAGATGGCGCAAAATCTTTCATGCTGGATCTGCGGCAAAACCCAGGCGGTCTGTTGGATCAAGTAGAACGTATGGCCAGCATGTTTTTGAAAAACGGCAAGGCGATCGTCAAGTTTTCTGATGCGGACGGTATCGTTTCTACTGCAAAAGCCGGCAAAGACCTAGATGATGGTTTTAAGGTGACGGAACCGGTAGTTGTTTTGGTTGACGGCGGCTCGGCATCTGCTTCAGAGATTTTTGCAGCGGCATTGAAAGAATCGGCAGATATCCCTGTGATCGGTACTACGACATTTGGAAAAGGAACTGTGCAGAGTGTAGCGGATCTTGGAGATAAAAGCGAGATCAAGCTGACAGTCATGAAATGGTTGACACCTTCTGGAAATTGGATCCATGAAAAAGGATTGAAACCAACCATCAAAGCAGATTTTCCCGACTATGCGTATCTTCCGCCATTACCCCGAAATAAGGCTTTGAAGATCGGACAAAATTCAGATGATGTAGCAACTCTGAACCAGTTTTTAAAAGCACTGGGATATGATACCTCAGGTGAAGATTTCACGAAAGAAACACAAGCGGCTGTTATAGCAATCCAAAACGCAGCTGGTCTAGAAGCGACCGGTGAAGTCGATGAACAAACAGCCAATCAAATCGAAAAACAAATCACAGAAAAAATCAAAGGACAAGATGGTGCGTACCTTACAGGCATCAAAGAGTTGACGAAATAA
- a CDS encoding YozE family protein yields the protein MRKSFYQYLMAVKGPNHRDEAQVFATNASHDIQFPKQSTDYHELSTYLEMNVDYLPSMDIFDRLWESYLEDNSQ from the coding sequence ATGCGTAAAAGTTTCTATCAATATCTGATGGCGGTCAAGGGACCAAATCATCGTGATGAAGCGCAGGTCTTTGCGACCAACGCCAGTCACGATATCCAGTTTCCTAAGCAATCTACTGACTATCACGAACTATCCACCTACTTGGAAATGAATGTCGATTATCTGCCGTCGATGGATATTTTTGATCGTTTATGGGAAAGCTATCTTGAAGACAATAGCCAATAA